From one [Ruminococcus] lactaris ATCC 29176 genomic stretch:
- a CDS encoding HAD family hydrolase has protein sequence MVKGVIFDVDGVLLNSMPVWENLGELYLQKFGIQAEKDLSEILYEMSLKEAAEYLISHYGLKQTVEEVTKGIVKEVEQFYVEKVPLKEGVREYLKELKERKIPMVIATSGDRKNAEAALKRLKVFSYFEGIFTASEIGSGKNQPDLYFAAALQLDTDPGQTWVFEDAWHAIRTAKSAGFKTVAVYDKANDKNLGQIWNHADIYLPDLLNFNEFWSRASEM, from the coding sequence ATGGTAAAAGGTGTTATATTTGATGTAGATGGAGTTCTTCTGAACTCCATGCCTGTATGGGAGAATCTCGGTGAACTCTATTTACAGAAATTCGGGATCCAGGCAGAAAAAGATTTAAGTGAGATTCTATATGAAATGAGTCTGAAAGAAGCAGCGGAGTATCTGATTTCTCATTACGGACTGAAGCAGACCGTGGAAGAGGTTACAAAGGGGATTGTAAAGGAAGTAGAGCAGTTTTATGTGGAAAAAGTGCCTCTGAAAGAGGGAGTACGTGAATATCTGAAAGAATTGAAAGAACGGAAGATCCCGATGGTGATCGCCACTTCCGGTGACCGGAAGAATGCAGAGGCAGCATTGAAAAGACTGAAAGTTTTTTCTTATTTTGAAGGAATTTTTACGGCTTCAGAGATCGGAAGTGGAAAGAATCAGCCGGATCTGTATTTCGCAGCGGCACTTCAACTGGATACAGATCCGGGGCAGACCTGGGTCTTTGAGGATGCATGGCATGCAATCAGAACGGCAAAGAGTGCGGGATTTAAGACGGTCGCAGTCTATGATAAGGCGAACGATAAAAATCTGGGACAAATCTGGAATCATGCGGATATTTATCTGCCGGATCTGTTGAATTTCAATGAGTTCTGGAGCAGGGCATCTGAAATGTGA
- a CDS encoding Na+/H+ antiporter NhaC family protein has protein sequence MDGSMFIGTWWALIPPLLAIILAFITKEVYSSLFIGVAVGALLYSGFHPWDSFVNFFEIMKNSMNLNILIFDVLLGMIIVLMAKSGGSAAYGKWAGTKIRTKRSALLATMGLGVLIFVDDYFNCLTVGSVMRPVTDQQKVSRAKLAYIIDATAAPVCIIAPISSWAAAVNSYVPADAGISGFQLFLRTIPYNLYAILTLVMVFFICFTGFDFGLMKKHEENAAKGDLFTSGGDEFEQVSEDEVNPGGKVMDLVLPVAVLIVSAIGAMIYTGYLGGAKDIITAFSGCDAETSLIFATMVTIFFMMLLYLPRKVVDFKGFMESLVEGFKLMIPAITILIFAWSLKGIGDAMGLAEFVGGIVGENASASIFIPVVLFAVAIFLSFSTGTSWGTFAILVPIATGMFAGNTSLEMMIISVSAVLAGAVCGDHVSPISDTTVMSSAGAQSNHLNHVSTQMQYAAIVAGVCMVGYIIAALTKIWWLTLGISLLILLAILMGMKIVLSKRQAA, from the coding sequence ATGGACGGGTCTATGTTTATTGGAACATGGTGGGCTTTGATTCCACCGCTTCTCGCAATTATACTTGCGTTTATCACAAAGGAGGTATACAGCTCCTTATTTATCGGAGTAGCCGTAGGAGCACTCCTTTACAGTGGATTCCACCCGTGGGATTCATTTGTTAATTTTTTTGAGATCATGAAGAACAGTATGAATCTGAATATTCTTATTTTTGATGTACTGTTGGGAATGATCATTGTACTGATGGCAAAATCGGGAGGTTCTGCTGCTTATGGAAAATGGGCGGGAACAAAGATCAGAACCAAGCGGAGTGCCTTACTTGCGACGATGGGACTGGGTGTCCTGATTTTTGTAGATGACTATTTTAACTGCCTGACAGTCGGATCGGTAATGCGTCCGGTCACAGATCAGCAGAAAGTTTCGAGAGCAAAACTTGCCTATATCATTGATGCAACGGCAGCTCCGGTGTGCATTATTGCACCGATCTCAAGCTGGGCTGCTGCAGTGAACTCGTATGTGCCTGCAGATGCAGGGATCAGCGGTTTTCAGTTGTTTTTGCGTACTATCCCGTATAACCTGTATGCGATCCTTACACTGGTGATGGTATTTTTTATCTGTTTTACGGGCTTTGATTTCGGACTGATGAAAAAGCATGAAGAAAATGCGGCGAAGGGTGACTTATTTACCAGCGGTGGTGATGAATTTGAGCAGGTGTCTGAGGATGAAGTGAACCCGGGCGGTAAAGTGATGGATTTAGTACTTCCGGTTGCGGTGCTAATTGTTTCTGCGATCGGAGCAATGATCTATACCGGTTATCTTGGCGGAGCGAAAGACATTATCACTGCATTTTCCGGCTGTGATGCAGAAACCAGTCTGATTTTCGCAACGATGGTGACGATCTTCTTTATGATGCTTCTGTATCTTCCGAGAAAGGTTGTAGATTTTAAAGGGTTTATGGAAAGTCTGGTAGAAGGCTTTAAGCTGATGATCCCGGCGATTACGATCCTGATCTTTGCGTGGTCACTGAAAGGAATCGGAGATGCAATGGGACTGGCTGAATTTGTAGGCGGTATCGTGGGAGAGAATGCTTCAGCAAGTATTTTCATCCCGGTAGTATTATTTGCAGTTGCGATTTTCCTGTCTTTTTCAACAGGTACCTCCTGGGGGACATTTGCGATCCTTGTTCCGATCGCAACAGGAATGTTTGCAGGAAATACCAGTCTGGAGATGATGATCATTTCTGTATCAGCAGTTCTTGCGGGTGCAGTGTGCGGGGATCATGTTTCACCGATCTCAGATACAACGGTTATGTCTTCCGCAGGGGCTCAGAGTAATCATCTGAATCATGTATCCACGCAGATGCAGTATGCGGCGATTGTGGCAGGTGTATGTATGGTTGGATATATTATTGCGGCACTTACGAAAATATGGTGGCTGACACTGGGAATCAGTCTACTGATCCTTTTGGCAATCCTGATGGGAATGAAGATCGTTCTTTCTAAAAGGCAGGCAGCATAA
- a CDS encoding C39 family peptidase, which yields MIKIEVPYLDQSHYYPTGCESVSTVMLLQYLGYRVSVDEFIRDYLKQDSFEERRGDLYGPDPRHCFCGSPYDAESYGCYAPVIVESLNRIFEEKAVAEKLQQQTETEKNIHYRAVDESGKTAEQLVERYVSKGMPVIFWACINMREPKTGPVWKLKETGETFTWISNEHCMLLVGADEENYYFNDPYDGHGVIGYPKALVEDRHQAQHMQAVAVVKILENDCEKRKPGTETL from the coding sequence ATGATAAAAATTGAAGTACCATACCTTGATCAGAGTCATTATTATCCCACAGGATGTGAAAGCGTATCGACCGTGATGCTTTTGCAGTATCTTGGCTACAGGGTGAGTGTGGATGAGTTTATCCGGGATTATCTGAAGCAGGATTCATTTGAAGAACGCAGGGGTGATCTATATGGACCGGATCCGCGACATTGTTTTTGTGGAAGTCCCTATGATGCGGAATCCTATGGATGCTATGCTCCGGTCATCGTGGAGTCTTTAAATCGGATTTTTGAAGAAAAAGCAGTGGCTGAAAAGTTGCAGCAGCAGACAGAAACGGAGAAAAATATTCATTATCGTGCAGTTGATGAATCGGGAAAGACGGCAGAGCAGCTTGTAGAGCGATATGTCAGCAAAGGAATGCCGGTCATTTTCTGGGCATGTATCAATATGCGTGAACCGAAGACCGGACCAGTCTGGAAGCTGAAAGAGACGGGGGAGACCTTTACGTGGATTTCCAATGAGCATTGTATGCTGTTGGTCGGAGCGGATGAGGAAAATTATTACTTTAATGATCCATATGATGGTCATGGTGTGATCGGTTATCCAAAGGCTCTTGTGGAGGATCGGCATCAGGCACAGCACATGCAGGCAGTTGCAGTTGTGAAGATCCTGGAAAATGACTGCGAAAAGAGAAAGCCGGGAACAGAGACACTCTGA
- the asnA gene encoding aspartate--ammonia ligase, whose product MEQLKIPEGYTSPLTIRETEVAIKEVKDHFERALAKNLHLTRVSAPLFVRPESGLNDNLNGVERPVSFGIKEQNDAAAEIVHSLAKWKRYALKHYGFHSGEGLYTDMSAIRRDEDTDNIHSLYVDQWDWEKVISKEERNMETLEYTVRKVYVALKDTEDYISRRYNYIEPLLPDDIFFITSQELEDLYPDLSTKERETKIAKEKGAVFISKIGGLLASGEKHDGRAPDYDDWELNGDIIVYYPVLDMGLELSSMGIRVDEVSLKNQLKEARCEERAELPFQKALLNGELPYTVGGGIGQSRICMYYLRKAHIGEVQSSLWPDDVAEKAAAGGIQLL is encoded by the coding sequence ATGGAACAGTTAAAAATTCCTGAAGGCTATACCTCTCCGCTCACGATCCGTGAAACGGAAGTTGCCATCAAGGAAGTAAAAGATCATTTTGAACGTGCACTTGCAAAGAATCTGCATCTGACCCGCGTTTCCGCTCCTCTTTTCGTCCGTCCTGAATCCGGGCTGAACGATAACTTAAATGGAGTAGAACGTCCGGTTTCTTTTGGAATTAAAGAACAGAATGATGCTGCAGCAGAGATCGTCCATTCTCTTGCGAAATGGAAAAGATATGCACTGAAGCATTATGGATTCCACTCAGGGGAAGGACTCTATACTGATATGAGTGCCATCCGCAGAGACGAGGATACCGACAACATCCACTCTCTCTATGTAGACCAGTGGGACTGGGAGAAAGTTATCTCCAAGGAAGAACGCAACATGGAAACCCTGGAGTATACCGTCCGCAAGGTTTATGTGGCACTGAAGGATACAGAAGATTACATATCCAGAAGATACAATTACATCGAACCTCTTCTTCCGGATGATATTTTCTTCATCACCTCTCAGGAATTAGAAGATCTTTATCCTGATCTTTCCACAAAAGAACGTGAGACAAAGATTGCCAAAGAAAAGGGAGCGGTATTTATTTCCAAGATTGGCGGACTTCTTGCATCCGGTGAGAAGCACGACGGACGTGCACCGGACTATGATGACTGGGAGTTAAATGGAGATATCATCGTTTACTATCCGGTTCTCGACATGGGACTGGAACTTTCCTCTATGGGAATCCGTGTAGATGAAGTTTCCCTTAAAAACCAGTTAAAAGAAGCCAGATGTGAAGAACGTGCTGAACTGCCATTCCAGAAGGCTCTGTTGAACGGTGAACTGCCTTATACTGTAGGTGGTGGAATCGGTCAGTCACGTATCTGTATGTATTATCTGAGAAAAGCTCATATCGGAGAAGTCCAGTCTTCTCTTTGGCCGGATGACGTAGCAGAAAAAGCTGCTGCCGGCGGAATCCAGCTTTTATAA
- a CDS encoding TMEM198/TM7SF3 family protein, producing MNMKMIVDSIGNFDFNVLLAGFNDSSHVLTQVELISLIVLGVLGIGICLTGWKFVRVWAVIFGFVSGTVGGAAAAYFAGLAVDYIWIPGLVVGVILTALSIWKKKVGGFWLCWLMTALVGVHLLKPDSVILWGVCIGVGLLVAVVFIWFSSIVTIFVTSIFGGMVTGSCIYYLIPVNMRWIHIVLCIVAAVLGVWIQMLMESGKQKKSNLKTAEKIRENNSTENDVERARNWIDEVEEDDQMVEEDQMEKEDASEVEEEEYYFDEEDSTIEEDYYLDEEAPETEEEGDLDEEDPETEEDEYLDEEDSEIDEDYYLDDEDSEIEEDYYLDDEDPEIEDEDYYDEDESGEE from the coding sequence ATGAATATGAAAATGATTGTGGATTCGATCGGAAATTTTGATTTTAATGTACTGCTGGCAGGGTTTAATGACAGCTCTCATGTGCTGACTCAGGTAGAATTGATCTCACTGATCGTATTAGGCGTGTTAGGAATTGGAATCTGCCTGACCGGGTGGAAATTTGTCAGAGTGTGGGCAGTTATATTCGGCTTTGTATCTGGAACTGTCGGTGGAGCGGCAGCAGCATATTTCGCGGGACTTGCTGTGGATTACATATGGATTCCGGGACTGGTAGTGGGAGTAATTCTGACCGCATTAAGTATATGGAAGAAAAAAGTGGGCGGTTTTTGGTTATGCTGGCTGATGACAGCACTGGTGGGAGTCCATCTTCTGAAACCGGACAGTGTGATTCTGTGGGGAGTCTGTATCGGTGTCGGTCTGCTTGTAGCAGTAGTCTTTATTTGGTTTTCAAGCATTGTTACGATTTTTGTCACTTCCATTTTTGGCGGTATGGTTACAGGAAGCTGTATTTATTATCTGATTCCTGTAAATATGAGATGGATCCATATTGTATTATGCATAGTGGCAGCGGTACTCGGAGTGTGGATTCAGATGCTCATGGAATCGGGTAAGCAGAAAAAGAGCAATCTGAAGACAGCGGAAAAGATCCGTGAAAATAATTCTACAGAAAATGATGTGGAACGAGCAAGAAACTGGATCGATGAAGTAGAAGAGGATGACCAGATGGTGGAAGAGGACCAGATGGAAAAGGAAGACGCATCTGAAGTGGAGGAAGAGGAGTATTATTTTGATGAAGAAGATTCCACGATAGAAGAAGATTATTATTTGGATGAGGAAGCCCCTGAGACAGAGGAAGAAGGGGATTTGGATGAGGAAGACCCTGAGACAGAGGAAGACGAGTATTTGGATGAGGAAGACTCTGAAATAGACGAAGATTACTATTTGGATGACGAAGATTCTGAAATAGAGGAAGATTACTATTTGGATGACGAAGATCCTGAAATAGAGGATGAGGACTATTATGACGAGGATGAATCAGGGGAAGAATAA
- a CDS encoding PHP domain-containing protein: protein MKIDMHCHVKEGSIDSRVGIEEYIEILKKKGFQGMVITDHDTYNGYRYWKENIKGKKHTDFVVLKGIEYDTRDAGHILVIMPEGVKIRLLEMRGMPLALLIDLVHRNGGVLGPAHPCGEKYMSFTHARKFYQSPEIIKRFDFVEGFNSCETTESNAGAMKLAKKYGKLTTGGSDSHKSECVGRGYTILPEPVSCETELISLIHKKTPLKTGGVLYNKTTKEKIGKINKFLVYSFWVYNKSGELLKRHGRNKKMEEEHPFDPIDPIELYYHP from the coding sequence ATGAAGATTGATATGCATTGTCATGTAAAAGAAGGCTCAATAGACAGCAGAGTCGGGATTGAAGAGTATATTGAAATTCTGAAGAAAAAGGGATTCCAGGGAATGGTAATCACGGATCATGATACGTATAACGGATACCGTTACTGGAAAGAGAATATCAAAGGAAAGAAGCATACAGATTTTGTTGTACTGAAAGGGATTGAATATGATACGCGTGATGCGGGTCATATCCTGGTGATCATGCCGGAAGGAGTTAAGATCCGTCTGCTGGAAATGCGGGGAATGCCGCTGGCGTTGTTGATCGATCTGGTTCATCGTAATGGCGGAGTTCTTGGACCTGCACATCCATGCGGTGAAAAGTATATGAGTTTTACGCATGCAAGAAAATTCTACCAGTCACCGGAGATTATCAAGCGTTTTGATTTTGTAGAGGGATTTAACAGTTGTGAGACAACGGAGTCCAATGCCGGAGCGATGAAGCTTGCAAAGAAATATGGAAAGCTGACAACCGGAGGAAGTGACTCCCATAAAAGTGAATGTGTAGGTCGGGGGTATACGATCCTGCCTGAACCGGTCAGTTGTGAGACGGAGCTGATCTCCCTGATCCATAAAAAGACTCCGCTAAAAACAGGTGGAGTACTTTACAACAAGACGACGAAAGAGAAGATCGGAAAGATCAACAAATTCCTGGTATACTCATTCTGGGTCTATAATAAAAGTGGTGAATTGTTAAAGCGTCATGGCAGAAATAAAAAAATGGAAGAGGAGCATCCATTTGATCCGATCGACCCGATCGAATTATATTATCATCCGTAA
- a CDS encoding helix-turn-helix transcriptional regulator, whose amino-acid sequence MQINNYQNYHETKQHTTAEFPYNTYPCSIPLDFTRVPLHWHDELELIVIKKGHGLISVDFQKKIVNAGDIIFIRPGCLHSIEQHESDSMEYENILLLPELLISGDNDLCATQFLRPLMSGSVPVEIFFTPAVPCHGQLTECICQIDLLCETRPDGWQLALKGYLFQFFYILISNQKKKEHASSPRLKSLEKMKLVLRYVEEHYTEPVSIEDMAALTYYSKSHFMKFFKLHMGTGFIEYLNDYRLTIAGQKLKNSSDSVLTIAEECGFEHLSYFNRLFKRKYGTTPGKYRSGLH is encoded by the coding sequence TTGCAGATCAATAATTATCAGAATTATCACGAAACCAAGCAGCACACAACTGCAGAATTTCCATACAATACTTATCCTTGTTCCATTCCACTGGATTTTACCCGCGTCCCGCTTCACTGGCACGACGAACTGGAACTGATTGTTATAAAAAAAGGGCATGGTCTGATCTCAGTCGATTTTCAGAAAAAGATCGTCAATGCAGGAGACATCATTTTTATCCGTCCGGGCTGTCTTCATTCCATCGAACAACATGAATCCGATTCCATGGAATACGAAAATATCCTTTTACTTCCCGAACTTCTCATCTCCGGGGACAATGATCTCTGTGCCACGCAGTTTCTCCGTCCTCTTATGTCAGGTTCTGTTCCTGTAGAGATTTTTTTTACTCCTGCCGTCCCCTGCCATGGACAGCTTACTGAGTGTATTTGTCAGATTGACCTGTTATGCGAAACCCGTCCTGACGGATGGCAACTTGCATTAAAAGGTTATCTTTTTCAGTTCTTTTACATTCTGATCTCAAATCAGAAAAAAAAGGAACACGCCTCTTCTCCCCGGTTAAAATCTCTCGAAAAAATGAAGCTTGTCCTCAGATATGTAGAAGAACATTATACTGAACCAGTCTCCATTGAAGATATGGCCGCTCTCACTTATTACAGTAAATCACATTTTATGAAATTTTTTAAACTTCATATGGGAACCGGTTTTATCGAATATCTGAATGACTACCGACTTACGATTGCCGGACAGAAACTGAAAAATTCTTCCGACTCCGTTCTTACGATTGCTGAAGAATGTGGCTTTGAACACCTTTCTTACTTCAACCGGCTTTTTAAAAGAAAATATGGAACTACTCCCGGAAAATACAGAAGCGGCTTACACTGA
- a CDS encoding glycogen/starch/alpha-glucan phosphorylase: MNMQEKLDQILGKEISQASNEEIYDALLTIVQEMASKKERTDSKKKLYYISAEFLIGKLLSNNMINLGIYKEVKEILEKHGKNLSEIEEIEPEPSLGNGGLGRLAACFLDSIATLGLAGDGVGLNYHLGLFRQEFKNNLQKETPNPWIEKKSWLKKTDIVYPVSFRGLDVKARMYDIEVTGYNNLTNKLHLFDLDSVDETIVEDGIDFDKKEIEKNLTLFLYPDDSDENGRLLRIYQQYFMVSAGAQMILDECVAKGCKLYDLPEYAVIQINDTHPTMVIPELIRLLMLRGMDMDDAVKVVSETCAYTNHTILAEALEKWPVAYLKKVVPQLVPIIEVLDDKVRRKYEDESVSIIDRNDTVHMAHIDLHYGFSVNGVASLHTEILKETELNNFYKIYPEKFNNKTNGITFRRWLLHCNPALTELIDSLIGEGYKKDAAELEKLLKYQDDEKVLERLVKIKKENKKALCRYLKETQDIEISPDTIFDIQIKRLHEYKRQQLNALYIIDKYLEIKAGKIPAAPVTAIFGAKAAPAYVIAKDIIHLILCLQEIINHDPDVSPYLKVVMVENYNVTKAEKLIPACDISEQISLASKEASGTGNMKFMLNGAVTLGTEDGANVEIHELVGDDNIFVFGASSDEVIEHYAKADYVSKEFYEKNPAIKAAVDFITSKEVLAVGQKENLERLQHEIISKDWFMTLLDFDAYKEKKEEALEAYADQKAWAKKALINIAKAGYFSSDRTIEEYNQDIWKL, translated from the coding sequence ATGAATATGCAGGAAAAGCTGGATCAGATACTGGGAAAAGAGATTTCACAGGCATCTAATGAAGAAATTTATGATGCTCTGTTGACAATCGTACAGGAGATGGCTTCAAAAAAAGAGCGTACGGACAGCAAAAAGAAATTATATTATATTTCGGCAGAATTTCTTATTGGAAAATTATTGTCTAATAATATGATCAATCTTGGAATCTACAAAGAAGTAAAAGAAATTCTTGAAAAGCATGGAAAGAATTTAAGCGAGATCGAAGAAATAGAACCGGAACCGTCTTTGGGAAATGGGGGGCTTGGAAGACTTGCAGCGTGCTTCCTGGATTCCATTGCAACGCTTGGACTTGCGGGAGATGGTGTCGGACTGAATTATCATCTTGGATTGTTCAGACAGGAATTTAAGAATAACCTGCAGAAGGAAACTCCGAACCCATGGATCGAGAAGAAATCGTGGCTTAAAAAGACCGATATAGTATATCCGGTATCCTTCAGAGGTCTGGACGTCAAAGCAAGAATGTACGATATTGAAGTGACAGGATATAATAATCTGACAAATAAATTACATCTTTTTGATCTTGACTCAGTAGATGAGACGATCGTGGAGGATGGAATTGATTTTGACAAAAAAGAGATTGAGAAGAACCTGACGCTGTTCTTATATCCGGATGACAGTGATGAAAATGGAAGACTTCTTCGTATTTATCAGCAGTATTTTATGGTCAGTGCGGGAGCACAGATGATTTTGGATGAATGTGTTGCAAAAGGCTGTAAGCTGTATGATCTTCCGGAGTATGCGGTGATCCAGATCAACGATACACATCCGACTATGGTGATCCCTGAACTGATTCGTCTGCTGATGCTGCGTGGCATGGATATGGATGATGCAGTGAAAGTGGTATCAGAAACGTGTGCATATACCAATCATACGATCCTTGCAGAAGCATTAGAAAAATGGCCGGTTGCATATCTGAAGAAGGTTGTTCCGCAACTGGTTCCGATCATTGAAGTTCTGGATGATAAAGTAAGAAGAAAATATGAGGATGAGAGCGTATCCATCATTGACCGGAATGATACAGTCCATATGGCACATATAGATCTGCATTACGGATTTAGTGTCAATGGTGTTGCTTCACTGCATACTGAGATTTTAAAAGAGACGGAACTGAATAACTTTTATAAGATCTATCCTGAAAAATTTAATAATAAGACCAATGGTATTACGTTCCGCCGCTGGCTGCTTCACTGCAATCCAGCTCTGACAGAACTGATCGATTCGCTGATCGGGGAAGGGTACAAGAAGGATGCAGCAGAACTGGAAAAGCTTTTGAAGTATCAGGATGATGAAAAGGTTCTCGAAAGGCTTGTGAAGATCAAAAAAGAAAATAAAAAAGCACTGTGCAGATACCTGAAAGAAACGCAGGATATAGAGATCAGCCCGGATACGATCTTTGATATCCAGATCAAAAGGCTTCATGAGTATAAGCGTCAGCAGTTAAATGCGTTATATATTATTGATAAATACCTGGAAATCAAAGCAGGCAAGATTCCGGCTGCACCGGTAACTGCGATTTTTGGGGCAAAAGCTGCACCGGCATATGTGATTGCAAAAGATATCATCCATCTGATCCTCTGTCTGCAGGAGATCATTAACCATGATCCTGATGTAAGTCCTTACCTGAAAGTAGTGATGGTGGAAAATTATAACGTAACGAAAGCTGAAAAACTGATTCCGGCATGTGATATTTCTGAGCAGATCTCACTTGCATCAAAAGAGGCAAGCGGAACAGGAAATATGAAATTTATGCTGAACGGAGCGGTGACTCTCGGAACGGAAGATGGTGCAAATGTAGAAATCCATGAACTGGTGGGAGATGACAACATTTTTGTATTTGGAGCTTCCAGTGATGAAGTGATCGAACATTATGCAAAAGCTGATTACGTTTCAAAAGAATTTTATGAAAAGAATCCTGCGATCAAAGCTGCAGTTGATTTTATCACGAGCAAGGAAGTGCTTGCAGTAGGACAGAAGGAGAATCTGGAAAGACTTCAGCATGAGATCATCAGTAAAGACTGGTTTATGACACTGCTTGATTTTGATGCTTATAAAGAAAAGAAGGAAGAAGCA